The following are encoded in a window of Mycolicibacterium tusciae JS617 genomic DNA:
- a CDS encoding FdhF/YdeP family oxidoreductase, which yields MGRGPNRGGAFSQEDDHAPSAGWGAARSVGRVLAQGRAPIKGPHAVLKMNHENGGFDCPGCAWPDDRNGLHLDICENGIKHVTWEMTRKRVDRAFFASHTVTELSGWSDFALEDQGRLTEPMSYDSETDTYVPISWSDAFALVGSTLRGLDSPHQASFYTSGRLSNEATFLYQLWVREFGTNNLPDCSNMCHEASGRALQAAIGTGKGTCDIDDWERADLLIVMAVNAASNAPRMLTALAEAHRRGAQVVHINPLIEAASRRTIVPHEFATMATFHATKTGTMNVQPRIGGDLALLRGVAKAVLERAATDSHAIDHQFIRNHTAHFDSYRDHVAATPWEHLVEQSAVPERQIRDLADRYLASSRTVISWCLGLTQQEHGVDTVREIVNLLLLRGNIGREGAGPSPIRGHSNVQGNRTCGIDNHPTAAFLNRLDEVCGITSPREHGLDTVATIEGMRAGAVTVFVSLGGNFAMAAPDTEATFEALRNTDLTVQVSTKLNRSHLVHGRAALILPCLGRTEKDVRRGGEQGVSVEDSMSMVHLSHGMRRPASPHLLSECAILAGMAQATLPGSATPWESYVEDYDRIRDTMAAVLDGFEDFNRRVRMPLGFRIRQPARERVFLTESGRAEFWASPLPDVVPPAGKLMLSTVRSHDQWNTTIYSDNDRYRGVKNLRTLLFMNTADMAERGLTEFDLIDITSFARDGSTRTVWGYRAIAYDIPAGNVSGYMPELNVLCGIGDFSTQSDQPLMKHQIVSVTPADVGAL from the coding sequence ATGGGGCGAGGACCGAACCGGGGTGGCGCATTCTCGCAAGAAGACGATCATGCGCCGTCCGCGGGATGGGGTGCTGCGCGCAGTGTTGGCCGCGTTCTCGCGCAGGGGCGAGCGCCGATCAAGGGCCCGCACGCCGTCCTCAAGATGAACCACGAGAACGGCGGATTCGACTGTCCAGGGTGCGCGTGGCCCGATGACCGCAATGGCCTCCACCTCGACATCTGTGAGAACGGCATCAAGCACGTCACTTGGGAAATGACCCGCAAGCGCGTTGATCGCGCGTTCTTCGCCTCGCACACCGTCACCGAGCTGTCCGGGTGGAGCGACTTCGCGTTGGAGGATCAGGGGCGCCTGACCGAGCCGATGAGCTATGACTCCGAAACCGATACATATGTACCGATCTCCTGGAGTGATGCCTTCGCGCTTGTCGGGTCGACGTTGCGCGGGCTGGACAGCCCGCACCAGGCGTCGTTCTACACCTCGGGCCGCCTCTCCAATGAAGCCACCTTCCTGTACCAGCTGTGGGTGCGTGAGTTCGGCACCAACAACCTTCCCGACTGCTCGAACATGTGTCATGAGGCATCCGGGCGGGCGTTGCAGGCGGCGATCGGCACCGGCAAGGGCACCTGCGACATCGACGATTGGGAGCGGGCCGATTTGCTGATCGTGATGGCGGTCAACGCCGCCTCCAACGCGCCGCGGATGTTGACGGCGTTGGCGGAGGCCCATCGTCGTGGTGCCCAGGTGGTGCACATCAACCCGTTGATCGAGGCGGCATCGCGACGCACGATCGTGCCACACGAATTCGCCACGATGGCAACGTTTCACGCCACCAAAACCGGCACTATGAACGTGCAACCCCGCATCGGTGGGGATCTAGCGCTGCTGCGTGGAGTGGCCAAGGCGGTGCTCGAACGCGCCGCGACCGACTCGCACGCGATCGATCATCAGTTCATCCGGAACCACACCGCGCATTTCGACTCGTACCGGGACCACGTGGCCGCGACACCGTGGGAGCACCTCGTCGAGCAGTCCGCAGTGCCCGAGCGTCAGATCCGCGATCTGGCCGACCGATATCTGGCGTCGAGTCGGACGGTGATCAGCTGGTGTCTCGGGCTCACCCAGCAGGAGCACGGCGTCGATACCGTCCGTGAGATCGTCAATCTTCTTTTGCTGCGCGGCAATATCGGCCGCGAGGGCGCCGGCCCGTCACCTATCCGGGGCCATAGCAACGTGCAGGGCAACCGCACCTGCGGAATCGACAACCACCCGACAGCCGCCTTCCTGAACCGCCTCGACGAGGTCTGCGGCATCACGTCGCCTCGGGAGCACGGTCTCGACACCGTCGCGACGATCGAGGGCATGCGCGCCGGCGCCGTCACGGTGTTCGTCAGCCTGGGGGGCAACTTCGCCATGGCAGCGCCGGACACCGAGGCCACCTTCGAGGCGCTGCGCAACACCGACCTCACGGTGCAGGTGAGCACCAAGCTGAACCGCAGCCATCTTGTGCACGGCCGTGCCGCATTGATCCTGCCGTGCCTGGGCCGCACCGAGAAGGACGTTCGGCGTGGCGGCGAGCAGGGTGTCAGCGTCGAAGACTCGATGAGCATGGTGCATTTGTCCCATGGAATGCGGAGACCCGCGTCGCCGCACCTGTTGTCGGAGTGCGCCATCCTCGCGGGCATGGCCCAGGCAACGCTGCCGGGGTCGGCCACGCCGTGGGAGTCCTACGTCGAAGACTATGACCGGATCCGCGACACCATGGCGGCCGTCCTGGACGGTTTCGAAGACTTCAACCGGCGAGTGCGCATGCCGCTGGGCTTCCGCATCCGCCAACCCGCAAGGGAGCGAGTCTTTCTCACCGAATCCGGCCGCGCCGAGTTCTGGGCGTCGCCGCTGCCCGACGTGGTCCCGCCTGCCGGCAAGCTGATGCTGTCGACGGTGCGCTCGCACGACCAGTGGAACACCACCATCTACTCCGACAACGATCGCTACCGCGGCGTGAAGAACCTTCGCACGCTGCTGTTCATGAACACCGCCGACATGGCCGAGCGGGGGCTGACGGAGTTCGACCTGATCGACATCACCAGCTTCGCCCGTGACGGCAGCACCCGCACCGTCTGGGGATACCGGGCTATCGCCTACGACATCCCGGCAGGCAACGTCAGCGGCTACATGCCCGAGTTGAATGTGCTGTGCGGCATCGGTGATTTCAGCACGCAGAGTGATCAGCCGCTGATGAAACACCAGATCGTCTCCGTCACCCCGGCAGACGTGGGCGCGCTGTGA
- a CDS encoding DUF488 domain-containing protein — protein MPEQHRVQVRRIYDAPMPDDGARVLVDRLWPRGVSKARAHLDDWCKQIAPSTELRNWYHHAPDLFDEFSRRYTAELNDPEPAAALAHLKELATQQTLTLLTATKNPEISEAAVLAKILEGQAPAN, from the coding sequence ATGCCCGAGCAACACCGAGTACAGGTGCGCCGCATCTACGATGCGCCGATGCCCGACGACGGCGCCCGGGTACTGGTGGATCGACTGTGGCCTCGGGGGGTGAGCAAAGCGCGCGCACACCTGGATGACTGGTGCAAGCAGATCGCACCGTCGACAGAGTTGCGCAACTGGTATCACCACGCCCCCGACCTGTTCGACGAGTTCAGTCGTCGGTACACCGCCGAGTTGAACGACCCAGAGCCGGCCGCCGCCTTAGCCCACTTGAAGGAACTGGCCACCCAACAGACTCTGACCCTCTTGACAGCCACCAAGAACCCCGAAATCAGTGAAGCCGCCGTCCTCGCGAAGATCCTTGAAGGCCAGGCCCCCGCAAACTGA
- a CDS encoding ATP-binding protein — protein sequence MRVSAGPGDGLASELTGRRDECAILDQLVGAVRSGESRALVIRGEAGVGKTALMDYLGHNAHCRIARTAGVQSEMELAFAGVHQLCFPMLDHLDQLPVPQRSALCTALGLTEGPPPDRFLVGLAVLNLLAVVAADRPLLCLVDDQQWLDSASAQVLEFVARRLGAEAVGLVFAARLPSDAVAGVPALVLRGLRAKDAQALLNSALSGPIDPRIRDQIVAETDGNPLALLELPRGLSADELAGGFGLPGAVRPSAEMEEIFRSRIAVLPDHTRRLLLLAAAEPTGDSGLIWRAAGTLGIGPDAAAPAIEAELATFATRVKFRHPLVRSAAYRAAPLQDRQLVHRALAIATDAALDPDWRAWHCATAAAGPDEDIAAELDRSADRAQARGGIGAAAAFLERAATLSADPRKRGERALAAASAKVQAGAFDNALDLLAMAETEHLDDLQQARVDLVRAQLAFLTSRGSDAPPLLLKAARRLETIDVPLSRATYLDAMSAAMFAGRLAVGGDVLDVALSAEAAPRPQGAPRTPDFLLDWLVEHFIRGYVAAVPALRGALAAIDVETSADLDLNWAFLASTAAFFAWDDERIRNLSDRFVELARSTGALSEIPIALSTRAIALLFHGDLAGATSVIDELQVAREATGNSLAAYAEVALAAMRGDRDKALALIESTVREVSARGEGNGITVAWWAEALLYNGIGDYQKALSAAQRAADFPLELGAANWAPVELVEAAARSGATEIAVDAVARLVELTDASGTEWALGLGARSRALISDGAVAEELYRESIERLGRTRARTELARAHLLYGEWLRRERRRTAARTELRTAHDMFEAMGMNGFAERARGELKATGVNTQMGSALADDRKLTAQEAQVSRLARDGLLNAEIGARLFISARTVQYHLSKVFTKLGITSRSQLDRALPSATRS from the coding sequence GTGCGAGTCAGCGCGGGTCCCGGCGATGGTCTCGCCAGCGAGTTGACCGGGCGTCGTGACGAGTGCGCGATTCTCGATCAGCTTGTCGGTGCCGTGCGTTCCGGTGAGAGCCGGGCACTGGTCATCCGCGGGGAAGCGGGCGTGGGCAAGACCGCGCTCATGGACTACCTGGGGCACAACGCTCACTGCCGTATCGCAAGAACTGCCGGCGTCCAGTCGGAGATGGAATTGGCCTTCGCCGGAGTGCATCAATTGTGCTTCCCTATGTTGGATCATCTCGACCAGCTGCCGGTACCGCAGCGATCTGCACTCTGTACGGCACTCGGCTTGACGGAAGGGCCGCCGCCGGATCGGTTTCTGGTGGGCCTGGCGGTGCTGAATCTGTTGGCGGTCGTGGCAGCTGATCGGCCGCTCCTGTGTCTGGTCGACGACCAGCAGTGGCTGGACAGCGCGTCTGCGCAGGTACTGGAGTTCGTTGCCCGCCGCTTGGGCGCGGAGGCTGTCGGATTGGTGTTCGCTGCCCGGCTTCCCAGCGATGCCGTCGCCGGTGTGCCGGCCCTGGTGCTCAGAGGACTACGAGCGAAAGATGCTCAGGCCCTGTTGAACTCAGCACTAAGCGGCCCGATCGATCCACGGATCCGCGACCAGATCGTTGCCGAGACCGACGGTAATCCCCTGGCGCTGTTGGAGTTACCGCGTGGACTCAGCGCCGACGAACTCGCGGGCGGATTCGGCCTGCCCGGCGCCGTCCGGCCCTCGGCCGAGATGGAGGAGATCTTCCGGTCCCGCATCGCCGTTTTACCCGACCACACGCGGCGCCTCTTGTTGCTCGCCGCCGCAGAACCCACCGGTGATTCCGGGCTGATTTGGCGGGCTGCCGGCACGCTGGGAATCGGGCCCGATGCGGCGGCGCCTGCGATCGAGGCGGAGCTGGCGACGTTCGCCACCCGCGTGAAATTCCGTCATCCACTGGTCCGTTCGGCGGCATATCGTGCGGCTCCGCTGCAGGACCGACAACTGGTTCACCGGGCGCTCGCTATCGCGACCGATGCAGCGTTGGATCCCGACTGGCGGGCGTGGCACTGCGCAACGGCGGCCGCGGGCCCCGACGAGGACATCGCGGCTGAACTCGACCGCTCGGCGGACCGAGCGCAGGCCCGCGGCGGGATCGGTGCGGCGGCGGCATTCCTCGAGCGTGCCGCGACCCTCTCCGCTGATCCAAGGAAACGAGGCGAACGCGCACTTGCGGCGGCGTCGGCGAAGGTTCAGGCAGGCGCGTTCGACAATGCGCTCGACCTCTTGGCGATGGCGGAGACCGAACATCTCGATGACCTCCAGCAGGCCCGTGTTGATCTCGTGCGCGCCCAACTCGCCTTCCTCACGAGTCGGGGCAGTGACGCGCCCCCGCTGCTGCTGAAGGCTGCCAGGCGCTTGGAGACGATCGATGTGCCCCTGTCCCGCGCGACCTACCTCGATGCCATGTCCGCCGCCATGTTCGCAGGCCGACTGGCAGTCGGAGGCGATGTGCTGGATGTTGCCCTATCAGCCGAGGCGGCACCGCGGCCGCAGGGTGCCCCGCGAACACCAGATTTTCTGCTGGATTGGCTGGTTGAGCACTTCATCCGGGGATACGTTGCCGCTGTGCCTGCACTTCGCGGCGCATTAGCTGCCATCGACGTCGAGACTTCCGCCGACTTGGACTTGAATTGGGCTTTTTTAGCGTCCACCGCGGCGTTTTTTGCATGGGATGACGAGCGCATACGAAACCTGTCCGATCGCTTCGTCGAGTTGGCGCGCAGCACGGGCGCATTGAGTGAGATTCCGATCGCGCTGAGTACGCGCGCGATCGCGCTGCTGTTCCATGGGGACCTCGCCGGTGCGACATCGGTGATCGATGAGTTGCAGGTGGCGAGGGAGGCGACAGGTAACAGTCTCGCGGCCTACGCGGAGGTTGCCCTGGCTGCCATGCGTGGAGACAGGGACAAGGCTTTGGCGCTCATCGAATCCACCGTGCGCGAGGTGAGCGCGCGCGGCGAGGGGAACGGGATAACTGTCGCCTGGTGGGCAGAAGCGTTGCTGTACAACGGGATCGGTGACTATCAGAAAGCGTTGAGTGCAGCGCAACGCGCTGCCGATTTTCCGCTTGAATTGGGGGCGGCGAACTGGGCTCCCGTCGAACTGGTCGAGGCGGCGGCGCGCAGCGGAGCCACCGAGATTGCGGTGGATGCCGTCGCGCGGCTGGTCGAGCTGACCGACGCGAGTGGCACCGAGTGGGCATTGGGACTGGGGGCGCGGTCGCGCGCCCTGATCAGCGACGGCGCGGTCGCCGAGGAGCTCTACCGTGAGTCCATTGAACGTCTCGGTCGGACCCGGGCGCGCACGGAATTGGCGCGGGCTCATCTGTTGTACGGGGAGTGGCTGCGCCGGGAGCGTCGCCGCACCGCCGCCCGCACCGAGCTGCGCACGGCCCACGACATGTTCGAGGCGATGGGGATGAACGGCTTCGCCGAGCGGGCCCGCGGAGAACTGAAGGCCACAGGTGTCAACACCCAGATGGGCAGTGCCCTCGCCGATGACAGGAAACTCACCGCGCAGGAGGCTCAAGTGTCGCGGCTGGCCCGAGATGGATTGTTGAACGCGGAGATCGGTGCGCGGCTGTTTATCAGCGCCCGCACGGTGCAGTATCACCTGAGCAAGGTATTCACCAAGCTCGGTATCACGTCACGCAGCCAGCTCGACCGAGCGCTGCCCTCTGCTACGCGCAGCTAG